GATTATTAATTGCTAATGGACATGGAAGTTAAACTCTTATATTCATTACGTGTACTCATGCTTGCCTGAGTGCTTACATCTTGCATCTCATGTATCAAGTGATTGCATAAGCATAATGTAAATGTTGACCAGGACCGACCGTGCTGCCCATTGGACCATCAAGGCCGCAGCCAAGGCCTAGATTGGGTCAGCCTGTGGCCCTTAAAATTGGCCCCGAAGACATAGGGCCAGGTTCAAGGTCAGGTCCAGGCCGGCCCATTCCCATCTTGAGTTTAACCATAGATTACTGAGGTGAATACTTGAGCAGAATACATTCAAATCCTGCTACAAACTGAATCTTCCAGTGTTTCTTTCAACAGAGGTAAGTTTTTACAACATTCTCTCTATATGAAAGCCAAAGTTTGTTTGATTCAAGCAGTAGATCATCCTGAATATGAGCAAAATTCGCAAGAAACATTGCAGCACTCATGTGTAAACTACTTGAGAAAAAAATGAAGTGCGTGCAAATAACATGCTAAAAAAATCACATGATTGTACATCTTTTGTTGGCCCCAACAACATGCTAAATATTGTTTCAGCTGAACTAGAAAACACAAGACCAAACTATATGGTACCACTTTAGCTTTTACCAGATAATACAACTAACAGATTACACGATATTATTACAGTTTGACAGGTACAATAAACTACAAACTGAAAAGGATCCTGGCAAATTCAACAGCCAGATGAAACTCTACTTGTTCTGCATATGAGAACACACCAAAAAGGGTGAATCCTTCCCCTAAGCAAAATTTCCCTGGAAACAAAAGATCTTCTGCCGTTTTGCAAAGATACATTCTATCTATAGGATTCTGGCTGTCCCTGAGGATACATTCGGCAAAAATGGCAGGTTAACAGAAGCCAAATCGGTAGTGCTTTTTCTTCAAGTATGTCCTTGAGAGAACCCTCTTTCCATACATGTTGCTCTGCAGTGTAGCAATATACGGTCTGATAGCTTCGACAAAGGCAACATATTGTTCACCCTGCAACATTAAACAACCGTTGGGTAAGGATTGCAcatggaattcttttggctgaGGATGGAGTTGAATCTTTACCTGGCACTGTTTAAGTGCTGTTTGAATCACAAAGTTCCCGTACTGATCAATTATGATCTGAGGCAATTTAGGATCATTCATGAGTTCGTTGATGATCCTATCACACATCAACTGTGGTGCCTGGTCAAGGCAATGCTCCACAACGTGGCTACCACATTTTTGCATGGACAGATTTCCAATGTGACCCGCCAGCTCATCCACTACTCTGGCTGTTGCCCATTCAATTTTGAGGCCAAGAATAAACTGAATAACATAGTTCCTGCCAGAACCGAAATTATATCGTGTATTATGCAAAAAAGCATAGTAACAGCAGTATCATTCAGATTAgataaaaacagatttaagATGGAAAAAGAACAAGCATACCCATACTGATCTTCTGAAAGCCTAAGGGCACTGGATGTAATCTTGCTCAACAAATCATTCCTCTGTTCATCATTTGAATGTTCAATACATTTCTGAAGGACACAACAGCCATGACGATCCCTTGCTAGTTGAAGATAGCGTGATGCAGCAGCCTCAATAATGAACTGCAACAGTTATACAGACATCCAAACTGTGTTAAAATGCAGGCTGGTTTGTTAATGAATTGATGCACTGCTTGGAGAGTCATATATGCTAGTGTTTACCTACACTAATATTCTCTACTGGAAAAGTTCAGTCTGCAGGGTACACATTCTCTAATGTTGGATACTTTGCTGTATCCAGCAGTGTCACAAACATTGCAGAGACAGACGTCGTGTACAAAGAACAAATTATCTAGTACAATATTGAATTGATGCACTGCTTGGAGAGTCATATAGACGAGTGTTTACCTACACTAATATTTTGGCTGCAGGGTACACATTCTCTAATATTGGATACGTTTTTCTGTATCCAGCAGAGTCACAACATTACAGAGACAGGCATTGCGTACAAAGAACAAACTATACCTATACACACATCACAGTTTAATACAATCAACATGCATATGCATAGTGTCTAAGGTACACAAGAATAATAGCTAAATCATATGATGTGGCAGACAGCTTACCGCCTTGTGTTCAGGTAATAATTTATCCAAGCAGAGGCTCATAACATGGTATCCATTAGGATCTGTCATCAAACGAATTGTTCCATGGCTCAACGCAGCAACAACCATCGAAGCCGCCTCTGTCACAACCATTGAAGCTCCCTCTGTGGTAGCTATAGTCTCTATGACCTTTTGCATTACAcgggtcctgaaattttatctCTAAAAGATAAGAGATGAAAGCAATAAATATTAGTGATGAAATAGCAAAGATCAGATTGTGTTCATACCCATGCACGCTGCAACAAATTTTAATAAGCTCTGCAGGTGCTTTGGTGATTTCATAAATTATGCGCATCCTTCGATCATTGATTCCAAGAATATTCTGCACCAAATAGTTGGCAACTGGATCCACCATAAGTTCACCAATATGATCAAGTATTTCATAAAAGACTTTATCAGCATCCTCTTGAGTGCCTTCTGTTAATATTTTCAGCAGAAAGTGGCAGTTTTTCTGCTCCTTCGCCAGGATACATATTCTTCCAACAACTTCATCAACTGTCAGCTCAGTTTTTGATGACAAAAACTGGGGCATGGAATTATTACTCTGAATGCCAAGGTGGTCATGACCATAACCATTAATCCTGTGGTCCATATCAGCATAGCCATTAACTGAGGGAGCAAAATTGATAGCTCTAATTGAATTTCCAACATCATGACTCCTCAGGAAGCTTTCTGGATAACTGCCTGTGTTCAATCTACCAGATGTCTGATGATGCGAGAAACCTAGTCTATATGGAGGATCAAGGTTATCTGTTTGCTGATGATATGAAAAACCTTGTCCAGATGGATGGAAATACTTTTCAGCTTGCTGAGAATGGCGAAAATCACCGCTGCCACATGAACTGTCAGTGTAAGATGTACTGGGTAAGCTGTCTGTGAATGTATTATTCAGCCAGTTATTTCTCTTCTGAAAAGCAGCAGCATTGAAGTAAGAATACCCATTTTCCAGCCCATGAGAATTTGGTGTTCCAATATGCGAGGATGGGACATTTGCAGGATTGCAAACTGTAGCATGCTCGTTGCTTCTATGTTGATAAACATCAAAACCAGAAACTTGTCGCATTTGTGGACAGAGATAATGTGGTTGCACAACAGAGTATGGTTGTACGCCATGTGGCCATATGACGTTTGATCTAACATTCTGATCATGGGGCCTGTACATCTGAGATTGCTCATCAACATAACATTGTTGCTGGAAGGGGGAAGCAGATGCAGTTGATGGGTGGTAAGGAACACCAAAATTGCTATTCAAGCTTTGCAGCCCAGAGGTTCTTGAAAATTTCCCTGAGTGCGCTGGAAACCCATAACCTTGTTCTTGGTGTTCAACATCAGACTTTTGCTTGGCATGTGGCACACTAAACTGTAGAGTCAGGGAATCATCTTGGCGTGTTGCAGGCACATGTTGCTGGTTTAGGGTAACATCCACAGGTCCAGATGGATGGTGTCCGTTTGTCAGTGCCACATTGTGATGGCGGGTAGGCGGATCATCTGCACGGGTCTTGAAACCGAGAGTCATGTCCTCAAAAGCAGATGTGAGGGACTGCTCATCATACAGACTGCCACTGCGAGAGAACCCCTGAAAATGCTGATTGCTTCCAGCCTCGGATGAGCTGTACATGGCAGACTCAGAAGGGAACAACGCTCTACCATTCAGATAAGCTCCTGCAGCCTGAGAAGCAATCCCCACATTGTGGAGCTCCCTGTCACCAGCACTCTCCTGAGCAGCACCAGAGACCCCGTTGCCAAGAGCTCTGAACCTTGAAGCTTCCTGACTACCATGTGATTCCTCCATGTCAGAAACAGGATGATTAGCTGAACACCCAGGCAGCAGCTGATGGGCGGTGCCGAATCAACCACACAATGCAGGTTACTTCACTGGCCCTACAACACAACCAAGCCAATGTTGCAATCAGTAATCACGAAATTCCCATGAAACAGACATGTATAAAGTCAGATCTTTTTCGGAAACTTGGAACAGCCAATGCACCCACAGAAAAGCAGATGAGGCCAAACCCCACACGTAAAAAGAACAAATAGCTTTACGCAAGACAGCCAGCCCAACAAACCAAAGAGATGAATCGTTGTGACCGACGCACCGAATTCTGTGCATGTaaatcaaattccggcgaccaAACAGTTCCTAGATCGCAGTATCCCAGTGTTAAGGCTGAATTTTGGCAATCGAGCAACGTAAAAACAACTAAACAAGGGAATAATTTTATCCCCAATCACTCCCACAAATATATTCCAAGCAATCCATACGGATACCGAAATCGTAACACTAGCAGGgtagaaaaaccaaaataatcCGCAATTCTGCTGCCGAGAGCTCACCAAAATCTCGCCTAGTGCAGGGGAATCGAAGCCTACCTGTCCACCCGCCGGGGCATCATCTCGCAACCCAAAGCGCGCTAAGATCGCAACACGCCAAAACCCCAAGAAAACCCCCCGATCACCCGCAATCCCCCGGCCAAGAAGGCGAACCGACGGAACCCCACCTACAAAAGACCAAGCCTTTCGACGAAGCGGCCAACGAAACCGATCGGGACGACGAACTAGCCGATCTAACCCGATCGCGCATCCAGCAGTAAAGCCGAACGAAATTGCCAgcggaaagaaaaaaaaagaaggcaCTGAGCATCAGGGGAGTCTGGTACCTTAATGCGAGATCGCGACGGGTGATTCTAGAGGTCAGGGCCAGGGAAGTCGACGCGGAGAATCGGGTGGGGGGAAGGCGGAGGTTGGAGAAACCCGGAGGCGATTGAGATTttaggaggcggaggcggaggcttGGAGGGGAAGGAGATGGAAAGAGGGGGGGCGTTTCCGCAGGTGGCGCCGGTGCTTACCACCCTTGGACTCTCTGCTGCGGCCTCCCcttcccccctctctctctctagactctctttctctctctccccttaaCGCAAAGGACACTTCTATCCCTGCCTTTTATAATCTCCCAAACACGTAGAAGGGATATCCTTCCTATGATCTTTCAAGATTTCTTAGTAATCAATTCAAAAAAGATTTATTAGTAATCAATATATACGTATTTGGGTCCGAGATGGCGTGTTTAAATTGTAACGAATTGTCAAATTTGAGACATAGTAATACTTCCATATGGAAATACATTTTTTTTACATTCAGATGGAAGGCGCATATTGTAGACCAAAGATTAAGCTCTCATTTTGTGTGAACTTTTACCTTTTTTTCCTTAGATTTCACATTACATTGGAGAAAAATGTGTTTCCTGCATATGTAATCGGAGTCGTATGCTTATAGCATGGGAAATTGGTTGGCTAATTTCTCATGCTTTTTCTAAGATATAATATTTTCCGAGATCGGTGATGTCATTAAAGATGCACGAACATTACATATATAACAACTATTCGTGCACGTTGGGAAGAAGAGAGGGCAAGAGATGTGCTCTCCTTTATTGGTAACATAAGAGCATTTATGAATTTAGGTGTGGCCTAATTTTTTAAACTTTGACTGATGATAACTTGTGTTTTTTTTTGCAGGAAAATACAGTTAAGTAGCCCCGATGGACTCTCCTCTTCTTGCTGAGGGTGCCCCTGACTTTGTAAGTTCTCTGGTTGCTAGCAATTTGCCTAGTACCATGGTTTAATAAAATTGTTATCCGGTTCAAGAAAAAGTAAAATGTAAAATGGTTTAAACTTTGGCACATACAAAAACAAATGAATGTGTACAAAGCTAACATCGACATAACTAATTTAAAACAGAATTAGCATACCCaagttttttttattttccGAAAGACATAACCAAGTTTTCTCGGTGGATCCACAGGTGCTCAATATATAATATAACTATATATTATAATAGTTGACCTCTGATTCGGTCACGCGTGAGCTTTTGGACTTGCCCATGAGAGTACAAGGTTTAAAAAATTGCACGGTAGGAACAAGCAAATTGCATGGCACGTAGTCTCCATCTCAAGAATGAGGATGATGTTACTTGCTAATTTGGTTGCTTCTAACAATATTATTATGGCGCCATGTGAGCTACTCAAGCTTACTTTATGTCTAACTTAACAAAAGGAATGAAGATCGAAAAGAGAGCATAAGCGGACCTACGAGGATTGACGACATATAGATAGAATGCTAGTAAAATGTTTTATTGGCCCGGCATGAGGGTGGTGTTTAATTTATAGATAAATAGTGTGTGCTGGTTTGAATCGGCCCATAATATTCTAGTACTACCTACGTTCTAAACTATAGGCTGTTTTAACTTTTTTGATTCATAGTTTTTGCTACACATCTACTGATCTTTTCTAAGTTTTGGAAGCAGTTTTATGTTATGTCTAAAGCATAATacttagaaaaattaaaataatctaCAATTTAGAATAAGAGAGTACTAGTTAGATGGATCTTCGGCATTTAGGAATAGCTTTACTGACCATTTTATTTGGGGACTAACTTTTGTGGCACACATAATATACCTATATGACATTTAGGTTTACTTATGCCTTAAGTTAATGCTTAGATACTCGCCATACCATAAGGAATACTTTTATTGACCACTTTATTTGCATGAGCCACTTTTATTGTTATCATAATTAATATTGTTGGATCCATGCTAAGTCAAAGATTCTGGATCAAACTTTATGGTCGGCGTCGTCGTCCTGCCCTTGAGCAATACATGCGCGTTTGACTGTGGAAGCATCATCCATGAAGCTCCTGATTTCCCAAAAAACGGGAGCAACTTGCAGTGGAGGACAGAAGTGAGAAGTTTGTGTTGTTGCAATGCTGCCTTGCTAGCTGTAAGTTCTTCAACGCTGCTTGGCGACCTGCCAGGCAACTTGCAGTCAAAGGAAAAGGGTCAGGCCATGTCACCATCGTCAACGGCCGTGCCTAGCCCTGCTTGACTCGGCTGCCGGCCTGTTGCATGGCTGGCAGCCTGGAAACGTGCCAGTGCCAACAAGAGGGCCACAGAAATCACCTGCCATGATCAGTTAGTTGGCTTGACGACTGGCCGGTTTGAGCACAATGCGGCCTAATTTCTTCTTCTCCTTGGTTTTTTTCTAACTCATCATCAATTCATAATGAAAACTTTTTGCGTATTTCATGTGCACTAAAAGGAATTACTTTTTAAGGAAAAAGAGAGCGAAACTACAAACTTTCTCAATAGCCTCTTTCTGGAGCATTGTTTTTACCGTAAAGATTTCACGTCTGCATTGATAAACAACGCATCTTTCTGGAGATTTTCACCTTAGGAAGGCTCAAGGGACGCAAATAAACCACATGTACACGAGACTAACAATCCTAAGAAATAATTTCTATAGGTCTAAGGTTGTGTTCGTTTCCTTccctctaaaatttagacccatcacatcaaagagaatcttatcatttagaagtattaaataaagtctaattataaaattttTGCAccgatgggtgctaattcgcgagataatatgagcctaattaatccataatttgccacagtgatgctacagtaatcatccgctaatcatggactaatatacctcattagattcgtctcgcgaattagccctgtgGTTCtgtaattagttttgtaattagattttatttaatacttctaaatgataagattctctttgatgtgacgggtctaaactttagatccTGGAAAACGAAAACACCCTAACTCCGAATATACTGGAAATTTTCATGTCCTTCAACCACATGCCCAGTCGTTGGATTCTCTCTCCTGAATGAAGGCCGTGGCATCCATCTGCTGCACTCACGTACG
Above is a genomic segment from Panicum hallii strain FIL2 chromosome 8, PHallii_v3.1, whole genome shotgun sequence containing:
- the LOC112902158 gene encoding putative pumilio homolog 7, chloroplastic, with translation MEESHGSQEASRFRALGNGVSGAAQESAGDRELHNVGIASQAAGAYLNGRALFPSESAMYSSSEAGSNQHFQGFSRSGSLYDEQSLTSAFEDMTLGFKTRADDPPTRHHNVALTNGHHPSGPVDVTLNQQHVPATRQDDSLTLQFSVPHAKQKSDVEHQEQGYGFPAHSGKFSRTSGLQSLNSNFGVPYHPSTASASPFQQQCYVDEQSQMYRPHDQNVRSNVIWPHGVQPYSVVQPHYLCPQMRQVSGFDVYQHRSNEHATVCNPANVPSSHIGTPNSHGLENGYSYFNAAAFQKRNNWLNNTFTDSLPSTSYTDSSCGSGDFRHSQQAEKYFHPSGQGFSYHQQTDNLDPPYRLGFSHHQTSGRLNTGSYPESFLRSHDVGNSIRAINFAPSVNGYADMDHRINGYGHDHLGIQSNNSMPQFLSSKTELTVDEVVGRICILAKEQKNCHFLLKILTEGTQEDADKVFYEILDHIGELMVDPVANYLVQNILGINDRRMRIIYEITKAPAELIKICCSVHGTRVMQKVIETIATTEGASMVVTEAASMVVAALSHGTIRLMTDPNGYHVMSLCLDKLLPEHKAFIIEAAASRYLQLARDRHGCCVLQKCIEHSNDEQRNDLLSKITSSALRLSEDQYGNYVIQFILGLKIEWATARVVDELAGHIGNLSMQKCGSHVVEHCLDQAPQLMCDRIINELMNDPKLPQIIIDQYGNFVIQTALKQCQGEQYVAFVEAIRPYIATLQSNMYGKRVLSRTYLKKKHYRFGFC